One genomic window of Legionella jordanis includes the following:
- the hemE gene encoding uroporphyrinogen decarboxylase, producing MQTEIVESLLVRALKRKPVPRTPVWIMRQAGRYLPEYRLTREKAGDFLSLCKNPDLACEVTLQPLKRFKLDAAILFSDILTIPDAMGLELYFTEGEGPAFRKPVRDFDGINQLQIPKAQDLDYVMKAVTLIRREMPKDLPLIGFSGSPWTLSCYMVEGGGSRDFRQTLKLLYTEPQSMHLLLAKLTQSVTAYLEQQIQAGVNVVMLFDTWGGILTTNNYQEFSLNYMAEIVKFLKTKYPHIPIILFTKGGGQWLKSMAQTGCDALGLDWTCDLGLARAAVGDKVALQGNLDPSVLLSNPESIRHHVQLLLESFGHGEGHVFNLGHGITPDVPPEHVSAMIEAVHELSPKYHGG from the coding sequence ATGCAAACAGAAATTGTAGAATCCTTGCTTGTTCGTGCATTGAAACGAAAACCTGTTCCAAGAACCCCTGTTTGGATTATGCGCCAAGCAGGCCGCTACCTTCCTGAATATCGTTTGACCCGAGAAAAAGCGGGTGATTTTTTAAGCTTATGCAAAAACCCTGATTTGGCTTGTGAAGTAACCCTGCAACCTTTGAAACGGTTTAAGTTGGATGCCGCTATTTTATTTTCTGATATTTTGACCATCCCTGATGCCATGGGGCTTGAGCTGTATTTTACTGAGGGAGAAGGTCCGGCTTTTCGCAAACCCGTACGTGATTTTGATGGCATCAATCAATTGCAAATACCCAAAGCACAGGATTTGGATTACGTGATGAAGGCTGTCACTTTAATTCGCCGTGAAATGCCTAAAGATTTGCCTCTCATTGGTTTTTCAGGTAGTCCATGGACTTTGTCCTGCTACATGGTGGAAGGGGGCGGCAGTCGTGATTTCAGACAGACTCTAAAACTGCTCTACACTGAGCCGCAAAGCATGCACCTATTACTTGCTAAACTGACCCAGTCTGTAACTGCCTATTTAGAGCAGCAAATCCAAGCTGGTGTCAATGTGGTTATGCTGTTTGATACTTGGGGCGGAATCCTGACAACCAATAATTATCAAGAATTTTCTTTAAATTACATGGCAGAAATTGTTAAGTTCCTTAAAACAAAATACCCTCATATTCCGATTATCCTGTTTACGAAAGGTGGGGGACAATGGCTTAAATCCATGGCCCAGACTGGCTGTGATGCTTTGGGTTTGGATTGGACTTGCGATTTGGGCCTGGCTCGTGCAGCGGTGGGGGATAAGGTGGCTTTGCAGGGAAATCTTGATCCCTCGGTATTGCTTTCTAACCCTGAAAGCATCCGCCATCATGTTCAATTGCTGCTGGAATCGTTTGGCCATGGTGAGGGCCATGTGTTTAATTTAGGTCATGGAATCACGCCCGATGTGCCTCCTGAGCATGTTAGTGCTATGATTGAAGCAGTACATGAATTAAGTCCAAAGTATCACGGAGGATAA
- the grpE gene encoding nucleotide exchange factor GrpE: MSEDSNKKWQKIKEEHGAETEVNENVFDEDSDEEGDAGAHEAALEHPDYRQLEEQLTAAEQKAHENWEKAARAIAELENVRRRAERDVANAHRYGSEKLLNSLLPVADSLEQALQLSEKEQNNSMHEGLELTMKMLLDVFKKHEVEQIDPQGQPFNPQEHEAMSMQETADASPNTVLAVFQKGYKLHDRIIRPARVVVAKAKSNS, encoded by the coding sequence ATGAGCGAAGACAGCAACAAAAAATGGCAAAAAATCAAAGAGGAACATGGCGCTGAGACAGAAGTGAATGAAAACGTCTTTGACGAAGACAGTGATGAAGAAGGCGATGCCGGTGCTCACGAGGCAGCTCTGGAGCACCCCGATTATCGTCAACTCGAAGAGCAATTGACCGCTGCTGAGCAAAAGGCCCATGAGAACTGGGAAAAAGCTGCACGCGCCATAGCCGAACTCGAAAATGTTCGCCGTCGGGCTGAGAGAGATGTGGCTAATGCACATCGCTACGGTAGTGAAAAATTATTAAATTCTCTTCTGCCTGTAGCAGACAGTCTTGAACAAGCCTTACAACTGTCAGAAAAAGAGCAAAATAACAGCATGCATGAGGGTTTAGAGCTAACCATGAAAATGTTGCTTGATGTATTCAAAAAACATGAAGTTGAGCAAATTGATCCCCAGGGCCAACCGTTTAACCCACAAGAACATGAGGCCATGTCCATGCAAGAGACAGCTGATGCTTCACCCAATACAGTACTTGCTGTATTTCAAAAAGGCTACAAACTGCATGATCGTATTATTCGTCCGGCGCGCGTGGTGGTCGCCAAGGCGAAAAGTAATAGTTAG
- a CDS encoding DEAD/DEAH box helicase has protein sequence MTKVYFWEGLIGDKERYEPYIETIAKIARGDYQAADLDLKKLRGHRIYSARINHSDRLLFTTVWLGKKPYLLLLDVILNHDYQKCRFLKPAVLTNYLESHSSQFTGKILDEEFIRLNESIPLAQQNNEPLQYIGLEYYNQMYLELTDRQQTIRKASLPMVVSGPPGSGKSCVAWSLLIQAVKQKEQLSGPIVYVTQSETLKSNFAAMATESSLEEGRALFLTYREFLMQFDAEARKKQLVDESHFFQWLELYCKNFKAILKAKRITFDEKLLGDFVGIYQELRILAAYDAHDYLKLGEKQSLLADITQREWLLKLYQSYLAYLERNNALFPPFYQSSVNASCGILIVDEAQDFSHQQLKVLLHAADHEQICYCLGSHQSLKDSKSKLPFLLGLKSNYSEMSYFELDLTHRCPPVVVELANKIIQIKNNLTGGLADKREFVSFSATSQEKEEGSIQWLATNSENEMESLRQAAQSTKFAVVTSELYVNEAKKLFNTPLVFTANEIKGLEYDSVVAYRLLETEEFYRANAYLARMGHLSNPVHRPKHAKGDESFGPPFNQLFTCFTRTRKNLFIIQNASHKLEKLISLIQQAIQQKPGADIQIVESKSENDWEREAQRLEQMGKMQQANDIRQEKLGKTAKAEQSNSLYGSYENLAVNAQNESSERTRKKKESGSKKPDAESKNLNHSNPESKLDRYRKSLLQNATEKNLLNLFVHPQAERILFDDYAESCLFKQLISIPWRMDNLANVIRDNRHRMALIARNFGKINANSTIIPWEIIVLKLLTLVPNFAFELPVDYLRGTVDGVSRLFLFSKTTIGCQILKALIVEHPEDSVKSGMTIEHSPLIEELSIQDLIQKNNEVEAHSALIQLASSDTGLLILKALFSKNKRLLLNLQLEDLLQISYPSVEGIRGSNALYWLCLRGQDLLLFILQNNLQLAKTIRFKHLLLNVLNSASEYSPPPLKFLNYSDKGRQIIQWLQQQNPELGHKLAESKKKLSDYISPTGLKPFNPEQDQTRLTYLDETELHPQEVRILTPECNAKSNIEQLLIDIMILDDEQKIDSSKCTSINEKNLMDLFKHPMAEKFLFEPVINDSCVFLKLLQTAKSMDILARVAHSNINYLKMIAINLEKHLPREGGSLFFKLHRMNLLLNFLRHFEQIPFILSIHVLREIPYVNEGDTVFLLLSKTLTGQQILSRMWLGCEHHLANNQNIMEIKENILDITWKDVTKVNNEQENDCAWINLIASPVGIRVFYSMCHFNDWLKELTNYDLLRVTSSSINGLKGTTPLYWLCSSEVGRKLLSDLLQTRPELAQTISFQQLMRPANNKEISAWDELISTEEGGLILKKLQSLNQSFAKDMQHYISLLYIAKTRPSREPSNLNVQHLPASNNQNQVDQGETERFFKLPSTSDSSRPQRQENKFGL, from the coding sequence GTGACTAAAGTTTACTTTTGGGAAGGTCTCATTGGAGACAAAGAACGATATGAACCTTATATAGAAACCATAGCTAAAATAGCCCGTGGAGACTATCAAGCCGCTGATTTGGATTTAAAAAAACTAAGAGGCCACAGGATTTATAGCGCACGCATCAATCACAGTGATCGTCTGTTATTTACCACAGTGTGGTTGGGGAAAAAACCCTATTTATTATTATTGGATGTCATTTTAAATCATGACTATCAGAAATGCCGCTTTTTAAAACCTGCGGTTTTAACAAATTATTTAGAATCACATTCGTCTCAATTCACAGGGAAAATACTGGACGAAGAATTTATAAGACTGAATGAGTCTATCCCATTGGCCCAGCAAAATAACGAGCCACTGCAATACATTGGCCTTGAATACTACAACCAAATGTATCTTGAACTAACGGACAGGCAGCAGACCATTCGCAAAGCCTCATTGCCTATGGTTGTAAGTGGCCCTCCCGGCTCAGGAAAATCCTGTGTAGCCTGGTCGCTATTGATTCAAGCGGTAAAACAAAAAGAACAGTTGTCTGGTCCAATTGTTTACGTCACTCAATCCGAGACGCTAAAAAGCAATTTTGCAGCAATGGCCACTGAATCTTCATTGGAAGAAGGCAGGGCCTTATTTCTGACTTACCGTGAGTTCTTAATGCAATTTGACGCTGAAGCCAGGAAGAAACAACTGGTGGATGAGAGTCATTTTTTTCAATGGCTCGAACTGTATTGCAAAAATTTTAAGGCCATCTTAAAAGCCAAGAGAATAACTTTTGACGAAAAACTGTTGGGGGATTTTGTCGGTATTTATCAGGAACTTCGTATTTTAGCGGCCTATGATGCCCATGATTATCTCAAGCTTGGTGAAAAGCAAAGTCTTTTAGCGGACATCACTCAACGAGAATGGCTGTTAAAACTTTATCAGTCCTATTTGGCTTATTTAGAGCGGAATAATGCTTTGTTTCCTCCATTCTATCAGTCATCAGTAAACGCAAGCTGTGGTATCCTCATTGTAGACGAAGCGCAAGATTTCTCACATCAACAACTTAAAGTCTTGCTGCATGCAGCAGATCATGAGCAAATTTGCTACTGCCTCGGCAGCCATCAAAGCTTGAAAGATAGCAAATCCAAGCTGCCTTTTCTGCTCGGGTTAAAGAGTAATTACTCAGAAATGAGCTATTTCGAATTGGATTTGACCCATCGCTGTCCACCTGTAGTTGTGGAACTTGCCAATAAGATAATCCAAATTAAAAATAACTTAACCGGGGGGTTAGCCGATAAGCGGGAGTTCGTCAGCTTCAGTGCCACCAGCCAGGAGAAAGAAGAAGGGAGCATTCAGTGGTTAGCGACTAATTCGGAAAATGAAATGGAAAGCTTAAGACAAGCGGCGCAATCCACGAAGTTTGCTGTAGTTACTTCCGAATTGTATGTGAATGAAGCCAAAAAACTGTTCAATACCCCTTTGGTTTTTACGGCAAACGAAATCAAAGGTTTAGAATACGATTCAGTTGTTGCTTACCGTTTGCTCGAAACTGAGGAATTTTATCGGGCAAACGCTTATTTGGCCAGAATGGGACATCTAAGCAATCCGGTGCATCGACCTAAGCACGCCAAAGGAGATGAAAGCTTTGGTCCTCCATTTAACCAACTATTTACCTGTTTTACACGCACCCGAAAAAATTTGTTCATTATACAAAATGCTTCTCATAAATTAGAAAAATTAATCAGCTTGATTCAACAGGCTATTCAGCAAAAACCAGGAGCAGACATTCAAATAGTAGAAAGCAAGAGCGAGAACGATTGGGAACGAGAAGCTCAGCGGCTCGAACAGATGGGTAAAATGCAGCAGGCCAATGACATCAGACAAGAAAAACTCGGAAAAACTGCCAAAGCAGAACAGTCGAACTCACTGTATGGGAGCTACGAAAATTTGGCGGTGAACGCGCAAAATGAGTCAAGCGAGCGAACTAGGAAAAAAAAGGAGTCAGGCAGTAAAAAACCGGATGCTGAATCAAAAAATTTGAATCATTCAAATCCTGAGAGTAAGCTCGACCGTTATAGAAAGAGCTTATTGCAAAATGCCACTGAGAAAAATCTCTTAAATCTTTTTGTACACCCACAGGCAGAGCGTATTCTGTTTGATGACTATGCGGAATCTTGTTTGTTTAAGCAACTGATTTCCATCCCTTGGAGGATGGATAACCTTGCAAACGTCATCAGGGACAATAGACATCGAATGGCCTTAATAGCGCGAAATTTTGGCAAAATTAATGCAAATTCCACAATCATTCCCTGGGAAATTATCGTTTTAAAGCTGCTTACACTCGTGCCTAATTTCGCTTTTGAATTGCCCGTGGACTATCTTCGAGGTACTGTTGATGGCGTATCCAGGTTATTTCTGTTTAGTAAAACGACAATAGGCTGTCAAATTCTAAAAGCTCTGATTGTGGAACATCCGGAAGACTCCGTAAAAAGTGGGATGACGATTGAACATTCCCCGCTGATTGAGGAATTAAGCATCCAGGACTTAATCCAGAAAAACAATGAGGTTGAAGCCCATAGTGCATTGATACAACTGGCTTCTTCAGATACTGGTTTGCTAATACTTAAAGCTTTGTTTTCCAAAAATAAGAGGCTCTTACTTAATTTACAGCTTGAAGACTTGTTGCAAATCAGTTACCCCTCAGTTGAGGGAATTCGGGGAAGTAACGCTTTATATTGGTTGTGTCTAAGGGGGCAAGATTTGCTCCTGTTTATTCTGCAAAACAATTTGCAATTAGCTAAGACCATCCGTTTCAAACACTTATTGCTCAATGTTTTAAACAGCGCTTCTGAATACAGTCCCCCACCCCTTAAATTTCTAAATTATTCAGACAAAGGAAGACAGATCATTCAATGGTTGCAGCAGCAGAATCCAGAGCTTGGACATAAACTGGCTGAGTCTAAAAAGAAACTGAGCGATTACATAAGCCCCACAGGCTTAAAGCCTTTTAATCCCGAACAAGATCAAACGCGGCTCACTTATTTGGATGAGACTGAACTTCATCCACAAGAAGTCAGAATCCTTACGCCAGAATGCAACGCAAAATCCAACATTGAACAATTATTAATTGATATAATGATTTTGGATGACGAACAAAAAATAGACAGTTCGAAATGTACGAGTATCAATGAAAAGAATTTGATGGATTTGTTCAAACATCCCATGGCGGAGAAATTTTTGTTTGAACCAGTTATTAATGATTCCTGTGTCTTCCTGAAATTGCTACAAACGGCTAAGAGCATGGATATACTCGCTCGCGTCGCACATTCCAATATAAATTACCTCAAAATGATTGCTATTAACTTGGAAAAACATCTTCCCAGGGAAGGAGGCTCACTTTTTTTTAAACTGCACAGGATGAATTTGTTATTGAATTTTTTACGACATTTTGAACAAATCCCCTTCATCCTCTCTATTCATGTATTACGTGAAATTCCTTATGTGAATGAAGGTGATACCGTCTTTCTTTTGCTGAGTAAAACCTTAACAGGGCAGCAGATCCTAAGTAGGATGTGGTTGGGTTGTGAACATCATTTAGCCAACAACCAAAACATTATGGAAATCAAAGAAAATATTTTAGACATCACGTGGAAAGATGTCACAAAGGTAAATAATGAGCAGGAAAATGACTGTGCCTGGATTAACCTAATTGCTTCCCCTGTTGGAATTCGGGTGTTTTATTCAATGTGCCACTTTAACGATTGGTTAAAAGAACTTACAAATTACGATTTACTTCGAGTAACCTCAAGTTCCATTAACGGTTTGAAGGGTACTACTCCTTTATATTGGTTATGCAGCAGTGAAGTAGGCCGTAAATTGTTATCGGATTTGCTGCAAACCAGACCCGAATTGGCCCAAACCATCAGTTTTCAACAGCTGATGAGGCCGGCCAACAATAAAGAGATCTCAGCCTGGGATGAATTAATATCCACAGAGGAAGGAGGGCTTATATTGAAAAAACTGCAAAGCCTGAACCAATCATTTGCCAAGGACATGCAACATTACATCTCTTTACTCTATATCGCAAAAACTCGACCGTCGAGAGAGCCGTCTAATTTAAATGTGCAACATCTGCCTGCAAGCAATAATCAGAACCAGGTTGATCAAGGGGAAACAGAACGGTTTTTCAAGCTGCCATCGACCTCTGATTCATCAAGGCCACAGCGGCAGGAAAACAAATTTGGATTGTAA
- a CDS encoding DUF5617 domain-containing protein gives MSLLTEINLIKYQQAAKEKLTLLIDPATRSIPNDPVFVCYADGGIATPRLFSKAAVIEYLHQNSVSRNILKELQEDKTGFFVALKHADQLSDAEEKYKNFLLTLKNLSAEKIIQILKNLIYVSKIFYFSEEIRSVLFRVYCILDYESKTHIEQFLNVLQKEEDFEQAVRDLCQFYEYLFYLQTEINLIHHNKLVRDNRSLGETEFICPVTRRITSGHRTLASQQSANKFLAIFIVLSHLAKVESEDIQTFLEQQPIDYFNKAEQLLYHYARFPAQYNFSKEQVAFLNAVGAREVISHIRYKHLWQDGNSFEENVLSLLIDYNKQNWQYPSLGLFLTGHWNRHHQERIREAIQELQDGKNVHLVIKELKDYIDSINEVNPDGSLAMRLAYMHHKMDEATVSLAAASSITPLNP, from the coding sequence ATGTCTCTTCTTACTGAGATTAACCTAATAAAATACCAACAGGCTGCTAAGGAAAAATTAACTCTGCTTATAGATCCTGCCACAAGATCGATTCCAAATGACCCTGTATTTGTTTGTTATGCAGATGGTGGGATTGCAACCCCGCGTTTATTCTCGAAGGCAGCAGTTATTGAATATCTGCATCAAAATTCGGTTTCACGTAACATTTTAAAAGAATTGCAGGAAGACAAAACCGGGTTCTTTGTGGCTTTAAAGCACGCTGATCAACTAAGCGATGCAGAGGAAAAATATAAGAATTTTTTGCTAACTTTAAAAAACTTAAGCGCTGAAAAAATTATACAGATCCTTAAAAATTTAATTTATGTTTCAAAAATTTTTTATTTTTCTGAGGAAATTCGCTCGGTGCTGTTTCGTGTTTACTGTATTTTGGATTATGAAAGCAAAACGCATATAGAGCAATTTCTCAATGTATTGCAAAAGGAGGAGGATTTCGAGCAAGCTGTCAGGGATCTCTGCCAATTTTACGAATACCTCTTTTATTTACAAACGGAAATTAATCTCATTCATCATAATAAACTGGTGAGAGATAATCGGTCCCTGGGAGAAACTGAATTCATATGTCCAGTAACCAGGCGGATAACGAGTGGACATAGAACGCTGGCCTCCCAGCAAAGTGCCAATAAATTTCTAGCAATTTTTATTGTGTTAAGTCATTTGGCCAAAGTCGAATCTGAGGATATCCAAACGTTTCTGGAACAACAACCTATTGATTATTTCAACAAAGCTGAACAATTACTTTACCATTATGCCCGATTTCCTGCTCAATATAATTTTTCCAAAGAGCAGGTGGCTTTTTTAAATGCGGTGGGAGCTCGCGAGGTTATCAGTCATATTCGCTACAAGCATTTATGGCAGGATGGAAACAGTTTTGAAGAAAATGTTTTGTCATTGCTGATTGATTATAACAAGCAGAATTGGCAATACCCCTCACTAGGGTTATTCCTGACAGGACATTGGAACCGACATCATCAGGAGAGGATTCGCGAAGCGATACAAGAACTGCAAGATGGCAAGAATGTCCATCTTGTAATAAAGGAATTAAAAGATTACATCGACTCCATTAACGAAGTTAATCCAGACGGCTCCCTGGCCATGCGCTTAGCTTACATGCACCATAAAATGGATGAGGCTACTGTTAGCTTAGCAGCCGCTTCATCCATTACCCCTCTTAATCCCTAG
- a CDS encoding 3-deoxy-7-phosphoheptulonate synthase class II yields MQWSPVSWQRFTYEQAANYPDENQLKKVVEQLSQLPPLVTSGEIKNLRQAIAKAGRREAFILQGGDCAESFSECRSDIISNKLKILLQMSLVLLHGMRKPIIRIGRIAGQYAKPRSSDFETIGGLTLPSYRGDLVNSQQFNADSRIPNPKLMLQGYSCAAMTLNFIRALLDGGFADLNYPHRWDLRFVEHSPQAEEYHEIVRALSDALAFIETIGGLRDSTLNKVDFFTSHEALHLHYEQALTRQLHDGSWYNLSTHLPWIGMRTAKLESAHVEFLRGVQNPIGLKIGPSASKEWLQEVIHILNPNKEEGRLLLITRLGAKQIGQLLPPLIETVRASNCPVTWSCDPMHGNTETTPDGIKTRHFDNILSELSQAVKIHREMDSYLGGVHFELTGDNVTECIGGARGLNEDDLKRAYRSLVDPRLNYEQSLEMALQLSRI; encoded by the coding sequence ATGCAGTGGTCACCTGTTTCCTGGCAACGCTTTACTTATGAGCAAGCGGCAAATTATCCTGATGAGAATCAATTAAAGAAAGTGGTTGAGCAATTAAGCCAACTGCCTCCTTTAGTTACCAGTGGCGAAATAAAAAATTTACGACAAGCCATCGCCAAGGCAGGACGCAGGGAAGCCTTCATCCTCCAAGGAGGCGACTGCGCCGAATCGTTCAGTGAATGCCGTTCCGACATCATCAGCAATAAACTTAAAATTCTGCTGCAAATGAGTCTTGTATTGTTGCATGGGATGAGAAAGCCCATCATTCGCATTGGGCGTATTGCCGGCCAGTATGCTAAACCCCGTTCCTCCGACTTTGAAACCATTGGAGGACTAACTTTACCCAGTTATCGCGGAGATTTGGTTAACTCACAGCAGTTTAATGCGGACTCGAGAATTCCAAACCCCAAATTAATGCTGCAAGGCTATAGCTGTGCAGCCATGACTTTAAACTTTATTCGCGCACTTCTAGACGGTGGCTTTGCTGATTTAAACTACCCTCATCGTTGGGACTTGCGCTTTGTTGAACATTCACCGCAAGCTGAGGAATATCATGAAATTGTTCGTGCCCTTTCTGATGCTCTAGCATTTATTGAAACCATTGGCGGTTTGAGGGACAGTACCTTAAATAAAGTAGATTTCTTCACTTCCCATGAGGCCCTGCATCTGCACTATGAACAAGCTTTAACAAGACAGCTGCATGATGGCTCATGGTACAATTTATCCACGCATCTGCCCTGGATAGGAATGCGTACCGCTAAATTAGAGAGCGCCCATGTGGAGTTTTTGCGTGGCGTACAAAATCCCATCGGTTTAAAAATTGGCCCTAGCGCAAGCAAGGAATGGCTGCAAGAGGTCATCCATATTCTAAACCCCAATAAAGAAGAAGGACGCTTGTTACTCATAACAAGACTGGGAGCCAAACAAATTGGCCAACTGCTCCCCCCTCTCATTGAGACGGTACGAGCCAGCAACTGCCCAGTAACCTGGTCTTGCGATCCCATGCACGGAAATACGGAAACAACTCCCGATGGCATAAAAACAAGGCACTTCGATAACATCTTGTCTGAGCTAAGCCAAGCGGTAAAAATTCATCGAGAGATGGACAGTTATTTGGGCGGAGTGCATTTTGAACTCACAGGCGATAACGTTACGGAGTGTATTGGCGGAGCCCGTGGCTTGAATGAAGATGACCTAAAGCGCGCTTATCGCAGTCTTGTGGATCCACGGCTGAATTATGAACAATCTTTAGAAATGGCATTGCAATTAAGCCGGATCTGA
- a CDS encoding hydrolase codes for MIIDSTFKPAWWLSNSHAQTVFPTLTRRIQAPVDEIERLELPDGDFIDLAWANNALPKDAPLIVLLHGLGGGIQSSYVGGFMRAINRMGWRAVLMLFRGAGKDPNRFPRAYHSGDTGDLNYFLNLIAKREPNSKKAVVGVSLGGNVLLKWLGETGKQSIIKTAVAISVPFQLRLVADRVSRGFSRIYQGYLLRGLKAVFEQKMAVYGDSLPEALKNFQKWQCFWTFDEYVTAPLNGFPNVHTYYRESSSRYYLNHIATPTLIIHALDDPFMTPDVVPTPKELSEDTVLELSPTGGHVGFISGNIPGIPVYWLEQRVLDHLKSVLN; via the coding sequence ATGATCATTGACAGTACCTTCAAACCCGCTTGGTGGCTGTCAAATTCACACGCGCAAACCGTATTTCCCACCTTAACCCGGCGGATTCAAGCCCCTGTGGACGAAATAGAACGCCTTGAATTGCCTGATGGGGATTTTATTGATTTAGCTTGGGCGAACAATGCCCTTCCTAAAGACGCTCCATTGATAGTTTTATTGCACGGCCTCGGGGGAGGAATACAATCCTCCTACGTAGGTGGATTCATGCGGGCCATCAACCGCATGGGCTGGCGTGCGGTTCTCATGTTGTTTCGTGGGGCCGGTAAAGATCCCAATCGTTTTCCACGCGCCTACCATTCTGGAGACACCGGCGATTTAAATTATTTTCTTAACCTGATTGCCAAGCGCGAGCCCAACAGCAAAAAAGCCGTCGTTGGTGTGTCCTTAGGTGGGAATGTGTTGCTTAAATGGCTTGGAGAAACGGGTAAACAATCCATCATAAAAACGGCTGTGGCCATTTCCGTTCCTTTCCAGTTGCGCTTGGTGGCAGATCGAGTCAGCCGAGGCTTTTCCCGTATTTATCAGGGCTATTTACTAAGGGGTTTAAAGGCTGTTTTTGAGCAAAAAATGGCGGTGTATGGGGACAGCTTGCCTGAGGCGCTCAAAAATTTCCAAAAATGGCAATGCTTTTGGACTTTTGATGAATACGTCACAGCGCCTTTAAATGGTTTTCCCAATGTGCATACTTATTATCGAGAATCCAGCTCACGCTATTATTTAAATCACATCGCAACACCAACCTTGATTATTCATGCTTTAGATGATCCTTTCATGACGCCAGATGTGGTGCCAACGCCTAAAGAGCTCTCTGAAGATACGGTTTTGGAACTAAGCCCTACAGGAGGCCACGTGGGTTTCATCAGCGGCAACATCCCTGGGATTCCTGTCTACTGGTTAGAACAAAGAGTTTTGGATCACTTAAAATCCGTCCTGAATTAG